A stretch of Desulfotignum phosphitoxidans DSM 13687 DNA encodes these proteins:
- a CDS encoding hydrogenase iron-sulfur subunit yields MSAGQEFKPKLLGFVCHWUAYGAADLAGVSRLQYANEMRLIRVMCSGRVDLEFIFRAFSNGHDGVFIGGCKLDECNYVTHGNYDAYANTYIAKRILTHIGLNPDRLRTDFMSGADGHLLAQYTDEFSRQITEIGPLGSSEGLDPDTVKFKLRAARNLVPFIRLAEREKLRVPLKSKKAYQAFFSNPDTDDLFDRMLTDKLAVSQILLLLKEKPLSTGDISGQLGLNPSEVSRHMITSSRHGMVKYDTASNCYALARA; encoded by the coding sequence ATGAGTGCAGGTCAAGAATTTAAGCCGAAACTGCTGGGATTTGTCTGCCACTGGTGAGCATACGGGGCAGCGGACCTGGCTGGAGTTTCCAGACTACAATATGCAAATGAGATGCGGCTGATCCGGGTGATGTGTTCGGGCCGGGTGGACCTGGAGTTCATCTTCAGGGCGTTTTCCAACGGTCACGACGGGGTGTTCATCGGCGGATGCAAACTCGATGAATGCAACTATGTCACCCACGGCAATTACGATGCCTATGCCAACACCTATATCGCCAAACGAATATTGACCCATATCGGGCTCAACCCCGACCGGCTGAGAACCGACTTCATGTCCGGGGCTGACGGCCATCTGCTGGCACAGTATACGGATGAATTCAGCCGGCAGATCACGGAAATAGGCCCTTTGGGATCCAGCGAAGGCCTGGACCCGGACACGGTGAAGTTCAAGCTGAGGGCCGCCAGAAATCTGGTGCCGTTCATCCGCCTGGCGGAAAGAGAAAAACTGCGGGTGCCGCTGAAATCCAAAAAAGCCTATCAGGCGTTTTTCAGCAACCCGGACACGGATGACCTGTTTGACCGGATGCTCACGGACAAACTGGCCGTGAGCCAGATTCTGCTGCTGTTAAAGGAGAAACCGCTGTCCACCGGTGATATCTCCGGGCAGCTGGGGTTGAACCCGTCCGAGGTGTCCCGTCATATGATCACCTCTTCCCGTCACGGTATGGTCAAATATGATACGGCCAGTAATTGTTACGCACTGGCCAGGGCATAA
- a CDS encoding complex I 24 kDa subunit family protein, with the protein MEIEKIDQIIEKHHGEASNLLQIMLDIQSENNWLSKQALARVSEKLSVPMTRIQHIATFYKAFSLVPKGRHKVHICVGTACHVRGATRILDTVEEATGIKPGETDLDLKFSLETVNCLGCCALGPVMEVDGKVHGKMSPVKASKALKTYE; encoded by the coding sequence ATGGAAATTGAAAAAATAGATCAGATAATCGAGAAGCATCATGGCGAGGCCAGCAATCTGCTCCAGATCATGCTGGACATTCAAAGCGAGAACAACTGGCTTTCCAAACAGGCGCTGGCGCGGGTCAGTGAAAAACTGTCCGTTCCCATGACCCGGATTCAGCATATTGCCACATTTTACAAGGCATTCAGTCTGGTGCCCAAAGGACGGCACAAAGTGCATATCTGTGTGGGCACGGCCTGTCATGTCAGAGGCGCCACCCGGATTCTGGATACGGTGGAGGAAGCCACGGGCATCAAGCCCGGAGAGACGGATCTGGATCTGAAATTCAGCCTGGAGACGGTCAACTGTCTGGGGTGCTGCGCCCTGGGGCCTGTGATGGAAGTGGACGGCAAGGTTCATGGAAAAATGTCACCGGTCAAGGCGTCCAAAGCCTTGAAAACATATGAATAG